From a region of the Bradyrhizobium sp. KBS0727 genome:
- a CDS encoding MFS transporter: protein MSRTSLQILSSAPMSFVQIVAIGSAFVLNGLDGFDVLAVTFAAPGMATEWGASPAALGVVISAGLAGMGVGSLLISPLADRYGRRPTILISLVLMTVGMLLAAAAGSLSLVGIWRFLTGLGIGGMLSTLNAVTAEFANERRRDLAVSLVASGFPLGALLGGLVAAELVQISDWRAIFMFGGVMTALAVPIVWRSIPESIHYLAESGKPDALAKINRILERMGHPLSHESPQVVSFRRSSGFRALFGADVRGPATIMTLSYFLHVMAFYFFAGWLPQLLTGMGFDQSSAIRTAVIFNIGGVIGGLLFGYISGPVGLKRLVTCVLVLSALFMFTFSYLPKDLMVIRAGVFILGMAIFACVSGLYALFARGFPTNVRVTGTGVAIGIGRVGAVLGPLLGGLLLSIGLNPGQVTSSIAPLSLVAAVLLIWLKMPPLSEER, encoded by the coding sequence ATGTCAAGAACGTCATTGCAGATACTGTCGTCGGCACCAATGAGTTTCGTACAAATAGTCGCCATCGGATCGGCTTTCGTTCTCAACGGACTTGACGGCTTCGACGTGCTGGCTGTGACTTTTGCGGCACCAGGCATGGCTACTGAATGGGGGGCGTCCCCCGCCGCGCTTGGTGTTGTGATTTCAGCGGGGCTCGCCGGGATGGGGGTAGGATCGTTGCTAATATCCCCCCTCGCTGACCGATATGGCCGGCGACCCACGATCTTGATCTCCCTCGTCCTGATGACGGTCGGTATGCTGCTCGCCGCCGCTGCCGGTTCGCTATCGCTTGTTGGCATTTGGCGCTTCCTGACCGGTCTCGGGATTGGCGGAATGCTCAGCACGCTCAATGCTGTCACGGCGGAGTTTGCTAACGAACGCCGTCGCGACCTGGCGGTCAGTCTCGTGGCCTCTGGATTTCCGCTAGGAGCTCTACTAGGAGGGCTGGTCGCGGCTGAGCTGGTTCAGATATCCGACTGGCGTGCGATCTTCATGTTCGGCGGGGTCATGACCGCTCTTGCTGTTCCGATTGTATGGCGCAGTATTCCAGAGTCGATCCACTATTTGGCAGAGAGCGGTAAGCCGGATGCGCTCGCCAAAATTAATCGTATTCTTGAACGCATGGGACATCCGTTGTCGCACGAATCACCGCAAGTCGTGTCTTTCAGACGCAGTTCGGGCTTTCGCGCTCTTTTCGGTGCGGATGTCCGCGGCCCTGCGACCATCATGACTCTCTCCTATTTCCTCCACGTGATGGCGTTCTACTTCTTCGCCGGTTGGCTGCCGCAGCTCTTGACCGGAATGGGCTTCGACCAATCAAGCGCGATCCGGACCGCGGTGATCTTCAACATTGGAGGGGTGATAGGGGGATTACTGTTCGGATATATCTCGGGCCCTGTTGGTTTGAAGCGGCTTGTGACGTGTGTCCTTGTACTTTCCGCACTATTTATGTTCACTTTCAGTTATCTACCGAAGGACTTGATGGTGATACGTGCAGGGGTGTTCATTCTAGGGATGGCGATCTTTGCGTGTGTCAGTGGATTGTATGCATTGTTCGCGCGTGGATTTCCGACCAACGTCCGGGTGACCGGAACTGGTGTCGCTATTGGTATCGGTCGCGTGGGTGCTGTCCTCGGCCCCTTGTTGGGAGGGCTGTTGTTGAGCATTGGATTGAATCCCGGCCAGGTGACCTCAAGCATTGCTCCGTTGAGTCTCGTTGCCGCGGTGCTCCTAATATGGCTCAAGATGCCGCCGCTGTCCGAAGAGCGATGA
- a CDS encoding extradiol ring-cleavage dioxygenase encodes MAKLAAVLASTHHPFYLKATTAPADKQIPQAAEWKRKVEAYRTTLTRANPEILVMVGSDHFHQLFLDNYPTFLIGKAPRYDATFYNEEREFGIPKYVLEGHEDLSGFMHRGLIERGFDFAFSNELKLDHSIICPIITTRPQADLPIVPIYANIFAPPLPPPKRYWELGRAIRGIIDAYPSDRRIAAIGTGHLSLELGGPRQFGEHGPDPEFDRRAVQWLADGDIEGILEQVTVESLAKSGNATHGFLNLILMLGIAGAGRADYVDTLDLYHTMEAYFTWYPNGTSA; translated from the coding sequence ATGGCGAAGCTCGCAGCAGTGCTGGCCTCAACGCATCACCCATTCTATCTGAAGGCGACGACGGCCCCGGCCGACAAGCAGATTCCTCAGGCTGCAGAATGGAAAAGAAAGGTCGAGGCTTATCGAACGACTCTTACTCGAGCGAATCCCGAAATACTGGTGATGGTTGGATCGGATCATTTCCACCAATTGTTTCTAGACAACTATCCGACATTTCTGATTGGAAAGGCGCCCCGATACGACGCGACCTTTTACAATGAGGAGCGCGAGTTTGGCATTCCAAAGTACGTTCTAGAAGGACATGAAGACCTTTCCGGCTTTATGCATCGTGGTCTGATCGAGAGGGGCTTCGATTTTGCATTCAGCAATGAGTTGAAACTGGACCATTCTATTATCTGCCCGATTATCACTACGCGCCCTCAGGCGGATCTCCCAATTGTTCCTATTTATGCCAACATCTTTGCTCCGCCCCTTCCACCCCCCAAGAGATATTGGGAGTTGGGTCGCGCCATCCGGGGGATAATTGACGCTTACCCATCGGACCGCCGAATTGCCGCGATTGGTACCGGACATCTTTCGCTCGAGCTGGGCGGCCCCCGTCAGTTCGGGGAGCATGGGCCCGATCCAGAGTTCGACCGGCGGGCCGTCCAATGGCTGGCCGACGGCGACATTGAAGGCATACTTGAACAGGTAACCGTCGAGAGTCTGGCAAAAAGCGGCAACGCTACGCACGGCTTCCTGAATTTGATTCTGATGCTTGGGATTGCGGGTGCTGGACGAGCGGACTACGTCGACACCTTGGACCTCTATCATACGATGGAGGCGTACTTCACGTGGTACCCGAACGGGACGTCAGCATGA
- a CDS encoding amidohydrolase family protein, translated as MDKIAIEEHFLLRELDDYFRLLVKGVSSESFDKVLPKFWDLDAGRLADMDKQGIERSILSCFNFGSVQLDPDTARAVEMARRMNDILAERIKSHPDRFSGFAALPLQDAAASIAEFRRCVTKLGFRGAMVNGHTHGQYLDEKKYWPLWEAAQELDVPIYLHPWSSPPDQLKAYDGYPDILGPTWNWTVETATHALRIICSGVFDAYPKAMMILGHMGELLPFSMERFDQGWQLYAGHKAKHPLNFYIRHNLFITTSGNVSPATLTGALMSLGADRILFATDYPFDLGPAFLQNLESGLLSNADLEKVYRGNAKRVFKLGSS; from the coding sequence ATGGACAAGATCGCTATCGAAGAACATTTCCTCCTGCGCGAGCTTGATGACTATTTCCGTCTGCTCGTGAAGGGCGTCTCCAGCGAGTCCTTTGACAAGGTCTTGCCCAAGTTCTGGGACTTGGATGCGGGCCGCCTTGCGGACATGGACAAGCAGGGTATAGAGCGATCCATCTTGTCTTGCTTCAATTTCGGCAGCGTTCAGCTCGATCCTGACACTGCTCGCGCGGTCGAGATGGCGCGACGCATGAACGATATTCTTGCGGAGCGCATCAAGAGTCATCCTGACCGATTCTCTGGATTCGCCGCGCTGCCGCTTCAGGACGCCGCGGCCTCGATCGCCGAGTTTAGGCGCTGTGTAACCAAGCTCGGATTTCGCGGAGCCATGGTAAATGGGCACACGCATGGGCAATATCTGGATGAGAAGAAGTACTGGCCGCTTTGGGAGGCGGCTCAGGAGCTAGACGTTCCGATCTATCTTCACCCTTGGTCTTCTCCACCCGATCAACTTAAGGCCTACGATGGTTATCCAGACATCCTAGGCCCCACCTGGAATTGGACCGTGGAGACGGCGACGCATGCACTCCGAATCATTTGCAGCGGCGTGTTCGACGCCTATCCGAAGGCGATGATGATCCTCGGCCACATGGGTGAGCTTTTGCCATTCTCCATGGAGCGTTTTGATCAGGGGTGGCAACTCTACGCTGGTCACAAGGCCAAACATCCGCTCAACTTCTACATACGACACAACCTGTTCATAACGACGAGCGGCAACGTTTCACCGGCGACTTTGACAGGAGCTCTCATGTCGCTCGGCGCGGACCGCATCCTATTTGCGACGGACTATCCATTCGATCTCGGGCCCGCGTTTCTACAGAACCTCGAAAGCGGACTCCTGAGTAACGCTGATCTTGAGAAGGTATACCGCGGGAACGCAAAACGAGTTTTCAAGCTCGGTAGTTCCTAG
- a CDS encoding LysR substrate-binding domain-containing protein: protein MRTPLPSLISLCAFEAAARHRSFRRAAIELNITQGAISQRIKGLETLVGTALFYRENNTIRLTDTGSEYLRSARVAITELMAATDRAAGRQREDTLTICSLGTFAHKCLIPILESFRTLYPKISLRLRTGFPFEQVAPNDSDLSILYGLGDWPGMSSWKIHDEELFPVCSPSLLHGRRALKRPSDLRFHTIIRTSSPLLLRDDWPLWLAEAGIAKASFRDEISCDLLNPTFQLAINGLGVAMGRSGVVQFDLENKLLVEPFDIRLPSALAYYVVVPEARANSPKIQRFVTWLLKEFGRTIDKKIV from the coding sequence ATGCGTACGCCACTTCCAAGTCTTATCAGTCTTTGTGCATTTGAGGCAGCCGCTCGACATCGCAGCTTCCGACGTGCCGCAATCGAATTGAACATCACGCAGGGAGCCATCAGCCAGCGAATCAAAGGGCTAGAGACGCTTGTAGGTACTGCGCTTTTTTATCGCGAAAACAATACAATCCGCCTCACCGACACGGGGAGCGAATACTTGCGCTCCGCTCGCGTCGCGATCACGGAGCTAATGGCCGCAACGGATCGGGCGGCGGGTCGACAACGGGAGGACACACTTACGATATGTAGCTTGGGTACATTTGCCCACAAATGTTTGATTCCAATTCTGGAAAGCTTTCGCACGCTATATCCAAAAATTTCGCTGCGGCTTCGGACGGGATTTCCTTTTGAACAAGTCGCGCCGAACGATTCGGATTTGTCAATTCTTTATGGGTTAGGAGACTGGCCAGGTATGAGCTCATGGAAAATCCACGATGAAGAACTATTCCCTGTCTGCAGCCCCTCGTTATTGCACGGGCGACGCGCTCTGAAGCGGCCAAGCGATCTCCGTTTCCATACCATCATTCGAACATCCTCTCCTCTCCTACTCAGAGATGATTGGCCTCTTTGGCTGGCAGAAGCCGGCATCGCGAAGGCAAGTTTTCGGGATGAGATCTCCTGTGATCTTCTGAATCCAACGTTTCAGCTCGCTATTAATGGCTTAGGTGTTGCCATGGGGCGAAGCGGCGTCGTTCAATTCGATCTAGAGAACAAGCTATTGGTTGAGCCATTTGACATACGCTTACCATCTGCACTCGCCTACTACGTTGTAGTGCCAGAAGCTCGGGCGAATTCTCCGAAGATTCAACGTTTCGTCACGTGGTTATTGAAGGAGTTTGGACGGACGATCGACAAGAAGATAGTTTGA
- a CDS encoding FAD-dependent monooxygenase codes for MAGEIDHIVDVAIVGAGPVGMVLALLLEQQGVSVALFNTELESRMHPKGSTQNARTMEHYRRLGLSGAIRALGLPPDYPTDVRYLTRLNGFELARLSMPSEREKQRSVAASDELDQFPEPILRANQMYVENLVFERAKNRPGIDFRRGWTVLDFDQDADFVRLTACPNEGQAERWRCQYLVGCDGARSMVRRGLGIAYSGFSKLDQAYFGGAMLATYLRAPTLHRTFLADRPAFQYWIVNAEMRTTLIALDGHAEFLMFTKLATPSAPVNPEAIVEQVQRSAGAPIPVELIDHSPWTAGVALVAERFGRGRVVLAGDAAHLFTPTGGFGMNTGIDDAANLSWKLAAAVKGWGGHDLLASYEIERKFIAERNTRAARDLARNVGDVAVTDQLEENTAQGAVERAAVGEFLQGFGEQFASVGVQLGARYDGSPIVASDEAAPAETYSQYIPTSIPGGRTPHVWLDAGRGSGSSLFDRLGPGFTLLRLGGTAVDDGSIAEAAKARRVPLTVLDVPSRAARDLYERDLVLVRSDQHVAWRGNAPPADAGRLIECVTGGSHPSRSRH; via the coding sequence TTGGCCGGTGAGATCGATCACATTGTGGATGTCGCAATTGTCGGGGCCGGCCCAGTTGGGATGGTGCTGGCGCTGCTTCTTGAGCAGCAGGGTGTTTCGGTCGCCCTATTCAACACTGAACTCGAATCCCGCATGCATCCGAAAGGCAGCACGCAAAACGCCCGTACTATGGAACACTATCGGCGGCTCGGTCTGTCCGGGGCGATTCGCGCTCTTGGGCTGCCGCCGGACTATCCAACCGATGTGCGCTACCTGACCAGGCTGAATGGATTCGAACTGGCCCGCTTGTCGATGCCATCGGAGCGCGAGAAGCAACGCAGCGTGGCGGCCTCGGACGAACTCGATCAGTTCCCCGAGCCGATCCTTCGCGCGAATCAAATGTACGTCGAGAATCTGGTCTTCGAGCGGGCCAAGAATCGACCCGGGATAGATTTTCGGAGGGGATGGACGGTTCTTGATTTTGACCAGGATGCCGACTTCGTGAGGCTGACCGCTTGCCCCAATGAGGGACAAGCAGAGCGCTGGCGGTGCCAATATCTCGTCGGCTGCGATGGTGCCCGCAGCATGGTTCGGCGGGGCCTCGGTATCGCCTATAGCGGTTTCAGTAAACTGGATCAGGCTTACTTCGGCGGGGCGATGCTTGCGACCTATCTCAGGGCGCCTACGCTGCATCGCACGTTCCTCGCGGATAGGCCAGCCTTTCAGTACTGGATCGTTAACGCCGAGATGCGCACGACACTGATTGCGCTCGACGGTCATGCAGAATTCCTGATGTTCACGAAGCTGGCGACTCCCTCGGCCCCCGTCAATCCGGAGGCGATCGTCGAGCAGGTTCAGCGCAGCGCTGGTGCGCCCATCCCAGTTGAACTGATCGATCATAGCCCTTGGACTGCTGGCGTCGCGTTAGTGGCGGAAAGGTTTGGTCGGGGACGAGTAGTTTTGGCGGGTGATGCGGCCCATCTGTTTACCCCAACGGGCGGCTTCGGCATGAATACTGGAATCGACGATGCAGCCAATCTTTCGTGGAAGTTGGCCGCGGCTGTGAAGGGGTGGGGTGGCCACGATCTCCTCGCCTCATACGAGATCGAACGAAAGTTCATAGCCGAGCGCAACACCCGCGCTGCGCGCGATCTTGCGCGCAATGTTGGCGATGTGGCGGTGACGGACCAACTGGAAGAGAATACTGCGCAAGGCGCGGTCGAGCGCGCGGCGGTTGGAGAATTCCTGCAGGGCTTTGGCGAGCAGTTTGCTTCCGTCGGCGTTCAACTCGGCGCGCGATATGACGGCTCCCCGATCGTTGCTTCCGATGAGGCAGCGCCAGCGGAAACCTACAGCCAATATATTCCAACGAGTATCCCGGGCGGCCGCACACCTCATGTATGGCTTGACGCGGGGCGCGGCAGTGGGAGCTCACTGTTCGACAGGCTCGGGCCCGGGTTCACGTTGCTGCGACTTGGTGGGACAGCGGTGGATGACGGATCGATCGCCGAAGCCGCGAAGGCGCGTCGAGTTCCGCTGACCGTACTCGACGTTCCGAGCCGTGCGGCGCGCGACCTCTATGAGCGCGATCTTGTGCTCGTGCGCTCGGACCAGCATGTCGCTTGGCGAGGCAATGCTCCGCCCGCTGATGCTGGCCGTCTCATCGAGTGTGTCACCGGCGGTAGCCATCCATCCCGGTCAAGGCACTGA
- a CDS encoding tripartite tricarboxylate transporter substrate binding protein: MNTSLRTLFLVACATLSMFLGNAMGAEYPNSPIKVTVPYPAGGLVDIVMRVVCEAMSAELHQPFIIESRPGAGGTIATSSVARADADGYTLLAITDSHATNPLAFKNLPYDSLKDFAPIGLIGNAPVILSVHKSVPVKSVKEFVELARKEVEAPLTYGSVGYGSASHLAVELFKARVGGIDLLHVPYKGGAPAINDLVAGHIKSMFVSPIVSMQHIQSGTLVPLAIAAKTRFPLLPDVMTMEEAGFPMEAGYWTGLVAPAKTPAYIVGILAEALQRVLERDDIRKRLAEIGLVISYKKPAEFTHFIADQTEFWKSFAAQSNVKFN, translated from the coding sequence ATGAATACTTCGCTTCGAACGCTATTTTTGGTTGCGTGCGCAACCCTGTCAATGTTTCTCGGCAACGCCATGGGAGCGGAGTATCCAAACTCCCCGATCAAAGTGACTGTGCCATATCCAGCAGGCGGGTTGGTGGACATCGTCATGCGAGTCGTTTGCGAAGCGATGTCGGCTGAGCTTCATCAGCCATTTATCATAGAGAGCAGACCCGGTGCCGGAGGGACAATCGCGACAAGCAGTGTGGCGCGCGCGGACGCCGATGGCTATACGCTTTTGGCGATCACCGATAGTCATGCAACGAACCCATTAGCTTTCAAGAACCTTCCGTACGATAGTCTAAAAGACTTCGCTCCCATTGGACTGATCGGGAATGCTCCGGTTATTCTCTCGGTTCACAAATCCGTGCCGGTTAAGTCTGTGAAGGAATTCGTTGAGTTGGCAAGAAAGGAAGTAGAGGCACCACTCACCTACGGATCGGTGGGGTACGGCAGCGCATCTCATCTTGCCGTCGAGCTGTTCAAGGCGCGTGTCGGCGGCATCGATCTGCTGCATGTTCCCTACAAAGGGGGAGCGCCTGCCATAAATGATCTGGTAGCGGGTCACATCAAATCGATGTTCGTCAGCCCGATTGTTTCGATGCAGCATATTCAATCTGGAACACTAGTTCCCTTGGCGATAGCAGCCAAAACCCGTTTTCCTCTGTTGCCGGATGTGATGACTATGGAGGAAGCTGGGTTCCCTATGGAGGCCGGATACTGGACCGGGCTTGTAGCGCCGGCTAAAACTCCGGCGTACATCGTCGGGATCCTCGCGGAAGCACTTCAGCGTGTCCTCGAACGCGATGATATTCGCAAACGTTTAGCGGAGATTGGACTGGTGATCTCGTACAAAAAGCCAGCAGAGTTTACACATTTTATTGCTGACCAGACGGAGTTCTGGAAGAGTTTTGCGGCGCAGAGCAACGTCAAGTTCAACTAG
- a CDS encoding VOC family protein, with protein MIKVSRIGHLTLETPDLDRQLDYYQRVMGLHLADRYSSSAYLCTGTGELAVVLEQGATRRCKQLAFQVPPQTDLAAAARALSSNGIKAQTREESRPGGGKVLVFTDPNGTEIELFTAATFAKLAGPIGIAPFKLGHVAFIVDDPVVTAAFYERILGFRVSDWVERFFVFMRCGPDHHTVNFLRADGRRMHHFAFEMRDAAHLTASCDVLGREKLEIIWGPVRHGPGHNIATYHLNTDDLMIELYTELDKMSCEDLGHFDPKPWHEDHPQRPKTWEGPGRRDVWGPAIPSNFLLQGY; from the coding sequence ATGATCAAGGTATCTCGAATTGGCCACCTTACGCTTGAAACTCCAGACTTGGATCGACAGCTGGATTACTATCAGCGTGTGATGGGTTTGCACTTGGCGGATCGATACAGCTCGTCAGCGTATCTTTGCACCGGGACCGGCGAGCTGGCAGTGGTTCTTGAGCAGGGTGCTACTCGCCGCTGCAAACAGCTTGCATTTCAAGTTCCGCCACAGACAGATCTGGCTGCAGCCGCTCGTGCCCTTTCTAGCAATGGGATAAAGGCTCAGACCCGTGAGGAATCGCGGCCTGGCGGTGGAAAGGTCCTTGTATTCACCGATCCTAATGGAACCGAGATAGAGCTCTTTACCGCAGCCACGTTTGCGAAGCTGGCGGGGCCCATCGGAATTGCTCCATTTAAGCTCGGGCACGTAGCATTTATCGTCGACGATCCCGTAGTCACCGCAGCGTTTTACGAACGGATTCTTGGCTTCCGCGTCTCTGACTGGGTGGAGCGGTTTTTCGTCTTCATGCGTTGTGGTCCTGACCACCACACAGTCAACTTCCTGCGAGCTGATGGGCGCCGAATGCACCATTTCGCGTTCGAAATGCGCGATGCAGCTCATCTAACGGCGTCGTGCGACGTTCTTGGCCGTGAGAAGCTCGAGATAATTTGGGGTCCGGTTCGCCACGGCCCTGGGCACAACATCGCGACCTATCATCTGAACACCGACGATCTAATGATCGAGCTGTATACAGAACTTGATAAGATGTCTTGCGAGGATCTTGGCCATTTTGACCCCAAGCCGTGGCACGAAGACCATCCTCAACGTCCGAAGACGTGGGAGGGCCCCGGACGGCGTGACGTTTGGGGTCCGGCCATTCCGAGCAACTTTCTTTTGCAGGGATATTGA
- a CDS encoding CaiB/BaiF CoA-transferase family protein, whose product MYGVLNEIRIVEQGVFISGPCAGMMLADLGADVIKVETPGEGDPYRSFKSGFYSAHFQAYNRNKRSVCFDLKKDDDRSLFHNLIRRADVYVQNFRPGVAERIGADYATLAKINPNLIYCSITGFGPDGPYAARPVYDSVAQAMSGFLGVAIDPEQPRFLGPALADAITGIYASLAIAGALVERSRTGRGRRVEISMLEAMMHFAVEPFMGFLALNEIPKGSDRPRIAQAYIVRCKDQKLIAFHLSSLEKFWRVLVEVVGVPQLGVDARFATRQNRIDNYDTLNDELNEIFGKGDRSDWLERLENADLPYAPINQIDEVMKDPQALHLGMFVPVTKRIEGATQTVRPPFTFDGERSEGVIAAPLVGQHNNAIRGALAEGGETWPARDGA is encoded by the coding sequence ATGTACGGCGTACTCAACGAAATTCGTATAGTCGAACAAGGAGTATTCATTAGCGGACCTTGCGCGGGGATGATGTTGGCCGATCTCGGGGCTGATGTAATCAAGGTCGAAACGCCCGGAGAGGGTGATCCCTACCGCAGCTTCAAATCCGGCTTCTATAGCGCTCATTTTCAAGCATATAACAGAAACAAGCGCAGCGTTTGTTTCGATTTGAAGAAGGATGACGATAGATCGCTCTTCCATAATTTGATTCGCCGGGCCGATGTTTACGTTCAGAACTTTCGACCTGGAGTGGCGGAACGCATAGGCGCGGACTACGCGACGCTCGCAAAAATCAATCCAAATTTGATCTACTGTTCGATTACAGGATTTGGGCCTGATGGTCCGTATGCGGCGAGACCGGTTTACGATTCCGTCGCACAGGCAATGAGTGGGTTTCTCGGTGTAGCAATTGATCCCGAGCAACCACGTTTTCTTGGTCCTGCGCTCGCCGATGCGATCACTGGCATCTACGCCTCGCTTGCAATAGCTGGTGCACTGGTGGAGCGCTCACGAACCGGTAGAGGTCGACGGGTGGAGATCTCTATGCTTGAGGCGATGATGCATTTTGCCGTCGAGCCCTTCATGGGCTTTCTCGCGCTTAACGAGATTCCGAAAGGCTCCGACCGTCCTCGAATAGCGCAAGCGTATATTGTTCGGTGTAAGGACCAAAAACTTATTGCGTTCCACCTATCCTCGTTGGAGAAGTTCTGGCGCGTTCTCGTCGAAGTCGTGGGAGTGCCGCAACTTGGGGTGGATGCGCGGTTTGCCACAAGACAGAATCGAATTGATAACTATGATACGCTCAACGACGAGTTGAACGAAATTTTCGGGAAAGGGGATCGCTCCGATTGGCTCGAACGACTCGAGAACGCGGATCTACCTTATGCCCCGATCAATCAAATCGATGAAGTGATGAAGGATCCGCAGGCTCTCCACCTCGGAATGTTTGTTCCCGTCACGAAGAGGATCGAGGGGGCGACGCAGACGGTGAGGCCTCCCTTCACGTTTGATGGAGAAAGATCGGAGGGCGTGATTGCTGCTCCATTGGTCGGTCAGCATAACAACGCTATTCGAGGCGCGCTGGCTGAAGGTGGTGAAACCTGGCCCGCGCGAGATGGCGCTTGA
- a CDS encoding citryl-CoA lyase — protein MKISSNGPATTKISGSNSETMVVRGYDLVNELVGKISFTDHIWLLIAGVLPSDAQRRMLDAALVALAEHGMVPSVQASRMTLAAAPEALQGAVAAGLLGCGSVILGAAEGAGKLFEQILDVERSQNVPTQEAARVIVKRYRADRKAIPGYGHPYYKERDPRAQHLLAIARQEGIAGRYTDAALAVDVAIPEIAGRRLVLNISSAIASSLLDAGYPLLALRGVPILARTASLVGHLLEEQTSPIGFLLSDAAASVVTYNGPAPAGFATREN, from the coding sequence ATGAAGATTAGTTCGAACGGTCCGGCAACGACGAAGATATCCGGATCGAACTCCGAAACCATGGTGGTTCGCGGGTACGATCTCGTAAATGAGTTGGTTGGAAAGATCTCGTTCACCGACCACATTTGGTTGCTTATTGCGGGAGTGTTGCCGAGCGATGCACAGCGCCGCATGCTGGACGCAGCGCTTGTTGCGTTAGCCGAGCACGGTATGGTTCCAAGCGTTCAAGCAAGCCGCATGACGCTGGCCGCGGCTCCCGAGGCATTGCAGGGGGCGGTCGCGGCTGGTCTGCTCGGTTGCGGCTCGGTTATTCTCGGAGCGGCGGAAGGAGCGGGCAAGCTCTTCGAACAGATTCTTGATGTCGAAAGATCTCAGAATGTACCTACACAGGAAGCTGCGCGGGTAATAGTCAAACGCTATCGCGCGGATAGAAAGGCCATTCCCGGTTATGGCCATCCTTATTACAAGGAGCGAGATCCTCGCGCGCAGCACCTCCTCGCGATTGCACGACAGGAAGGCATTGCGGGTCGCTACACCGATGCAGCTCTTGCTGTTGATGTCGCCATCCCGGAAATCGCCGGTAGGAGACTCGTACTTAATATCTCCAGTGCGATCGCCAGCAGTCTTCTTGATGCGGGGTATCCGTTACTAGCGCTCAGAGGGGTGCCCATTCTGGCAAGAACCGCAAGCCTCGTTGGTCATCTACTTGAAGAGCAGACGTCCCCAATCGGCTTCTTGCTGAGCGACGCAGCAGCTTCGGTGGTTACTTATAACGGGCCGGCACCGGCTGGCTTCGCTACGCGCGAGAACTAG